Within the Oryctolagus cuniculus chromosome 19, mOryCun1.1, whole genome shotgun sequence genome, the region CAGGGGCTCAGCAGGGAGGCCAAGCCAGACCTAGAGGAAGGTGAGGCgggtggaggcagggaccccacAGGCCTCCTTGTGCTCCTCAAACAGCCGCTCCAGGGCGTCCATGTAGAGCCTGTGGTAGTGGTCAACttgctcctggctggggctgctgcactGGGGCACGGGGATGGGGCCGCCCACTGCAGGGGAGGGAGACACGGGTGAGCCAGAGCTGCCGCTGGCTGTGCCACCCATGGCAGCCTCCTCCCTGCAGATGGGCACTCACCCACAGTGGTGATGGGCACGGGCAGGGGcaacagaccccaggagttgggtgagaAGAGTCCACGCCCCCAGAAGATGCAGGGAGAAAAGCCAGCAAACTTCTTGCAGGTGACCTGGCACAGGTACTGCCAGGAGCCTTTGGAGAAATTCATAGTTTTGAAGATATCGTTCTCCCCAAAGGAGTACACAGGCACCAGAGAGGCCCTGGAGGGGCAAGGAAGAGAGAGGACGCTGCTCAGGGTCCTAGACGGCCACACCGGCACCCTGGGGGGCAAAAAGTCCCTCCCCTGTCTCCTGAGGCCACTTCCCAAGGTCTGGAAGCTCTTATGTCTGCCCAGAAAGTTCTGGAAGGAAGCCTCAGCTGTCCTGACCAATGGCTGTGTGGTGGGCTTGGTGTATTCCTGTTCTCACTCAGTGTTTACAGTTGCAGCCTGGTGGCAAGGCAGGCGACAGCCCTGGCTACAGGTCAAGGTCAAGTCCAAGGCTTTGTCTCTGAGACAGGGTCACAAGGAGAACCCAGGGCTCTGTTCCCAAAGTCCTTGCTGGTGTCAATCTGAGGCTGCTCACTGAGGAGGAGAAGTGGGCACAGCCAGGTCTGAGAATGTGGCATCAGGGCCGACAGGTGCGTCCTGGTGCAAAGTGTGCCATCGGCTCCGGAGACTGCTATGTCAGCTGTGGGTATTCTGAGGTCTGACCTgggacccagcccagcctccgCTCCTGCATGCCCACTCACCCGTGCCTCAGCGCCAGGCGCACGAAGCCTTTGTGTCTTTTGAGTGCGAGGCAGTTCCGCCCTGGGGATGAGTACAGGGACTCCTGGGCACCCCCGATGACAATGACCACCGCCTTGCCCCGCTGGGGCTGAGACAGCACAAAGTCCAGGCTGTGCCGGCTCACGGGACGCAGTCCTGTGTCATGCACAGTGGAGAGCAATCACCACTCCCTAAGTGGCTCTCCCGAGTCCCTCACCTCACCCGTTAGCAGGGGAAAGGGAGCCCCACTCCTCATTTTCCAACCGCTCATCCCCACCCCATGCTAAAGGAGAGCATGGTCAGTGCTCAGGACAGGTGTGGAGTCCTGGTGGGGAACGCCCTGGCAGGGGCTGTCTCCTGCCCTTTAGCCTGGGTCTTACCACCAGCCATGACGTAGTCTCGGAAGACTGGAAGGTAGAAGAGGCCGGCCAGTGTGGctagccagggctgcagccccggGAAGAGCTGCGAGAAGTCATTGCAGTCGGTGGTGAAGTTACAGAAGGCTCCAGTGCTCATGACCCCGTGGGGGTGGGATCCCAGCACGTAGTTCTGGCAGGGGGGCAGCTCTGCCGTCTTCACcagctgcaggagaggagggaggcagagaggggaggcagcagctgcaggtactgcctctgccccctgctgACCTCAGAGGTCATGGCCCTGGGATGGGATCAGGTGCACCTGTtcacctctgctcctctgtgaGCCTAGGCAGTGGGACTCAGGCTGCAggacagggaagagggaggagtatggggcagtggggtggggaAGTGGGAGGAGGCGTCTCTGGGGAGGTGACCCTTCACCTTGATAGGAAAGTAATTCCTTTGGTGTTTCCAAATCGTCCAGCTCCTTGTCCACACAAACAGTCTTCCCCCTGCGGGCAGAGATACGGGTGGCAGAGTCCCCGAGgcaccctccccatctctccccaccTGGAGCCCTGACCAGAGCTCACCTTGGCTGGGTGTGTGCCTGTCCAGGTAGATCCACAACAAGTAGAGAACAGACAGAGGCCAGAGCCgtgtgaagaggaggaagagcagaagAACCATGGCGAAAGGGCCTGGAGAAcagtgaagaagaaaaaatgaattccTCAGGAACCCCAGTTCTGCAGCCACACCTcccatcctccacctgcaggaatCCGCTGGCCTGGGCGATTTTCCTGTCCAGTCCCCGGGTGTCCAGGCCTCCACAATGGGATCCTCCCTCCAATGCCCTCTCCCCGGGCAGAGCCCCCATTCCCTTCCCCCTTATTCTCACCTAGGAACAGAAATGCAAACACATAGTGGAAGACGCCCACTACTTCCAGCCACTGCTTCCTGGGGCCAGGGGGCACTGCGGCTGCAGAGACGTCCATCTTGGTAGCCatctctgcctgcagggctccaGGTGGGGTCACCGGTGTCCCCTCTCCCAGGGTCCAGGCAGTGGCTGGGGAGATGCGTGGATCGGGAGCCCCAGAAGCGTCCAGGCTCCCTCTGAGACTGATCTTTGAAAGTCTTGGCTCTGTCAGTCTGGGCTGACCCTGGCAGGAGGGGGTGCGGGTGGGGGTGTGTAGGGGAGGGGCAGCACCTGAGAAGGGAGTGGCCTTGCAGAAGATCAGCCCGCCCACAGGGCCCAGGTGCAGGCAGTGGCAGCAGCCACCTGAAACAGGTTGAGCACTAGGTTGAGTGGTTCCCTCTCTTCAGATCTCTGGGAATGTCCGGTCTTCCCCAGGTGCCACCACAGGCCCCGAGATGCCCGGGACCCCTCCCACCATGCACACCAACACACCATCCCTGGGAATTCTTCTCTACtttacttttcctggtctccattaACCTGCAGCCTAAGAGAGGACTCCCCGGGGCCACACAGTGGCCACCGACCGCCTAGGAGAGAACAGGAAGGGACACCATCGTGGGCGTCTACTCCTGGAGCTGCTTCCTGAGCCGCTCTGTGTGGAGCGCAGACAGCACGTCCACTGTGTCCTTCTGCATCCGGACTGCAGGTGTACCAGCGGTCACCGGGATTCCCGGCCCCATCCCACACCAGTAGCAAGATGGGGACAGATACAGGGCTGGGGCATTGGCCAAGCCCACCATGAGCCTAGGTCCAGCTCTGCCTGTGCAGCCCAGAGCAGGAGGTCAGTCCCCAGCAGGGATGGGGACAGGCAGCAGGGAGCCcatggaaagacctctctcagcAGGGGCTCAGAATCCTGCACCTGGCCCGCCCCAGCCTGTGGGTTCCATGGCGGACAGCTGGAGGCTCTATGGTGTAGCCAGGCAGCTCagccctgtccctgctgcccGATCCTTCCCCacggccagtccagagccagggaCGCGGCTTAGCCGGGTGCTCCAGCATCCACTGCCCCAGTCCACTCTGAGTGCTCGTGTGCCAGGTCGGGGCTTGGGTTTAACGTCCATCACCTCCAGCACCTCCCGAAACCAGGACAGCCCCTGACTGCCCCATGCCCGGACAGCGGTCACACAGCCATCTTGGGGGTGGCCTCACACAGGGTGAGCtcttgctattcttttttttttttttttaaagatttattggagcaagcaccgtggcatagcaggtatggCCACAGCCTGCGGTttcggcttcccatatgggcacctgtttgagtcctggctgatccgcttctgatccggatctctgctttgtcctgggaaagcagtggaagatggctcaactctgtgaaccctgcactcatgtgggagacccagaggaggctgctggctctaggcttcggatcagttcagctctggtcattgtggccaaatagggagtgaccagcaaatggaagacctttctctctcactctctgcctcgccttctctctctgtgtaactctgcctttcaaataaataaatattccttttaaaaaataaaataaagactttttaaaaagcaaacacagagggagagttacagagaagcagaggcccaagcacctgaccCTTGGGCCAGGCCTGGGACGCCGAGTCCCCTCTGCATCCCCACCCGACCTGAGCCACGGCTCCTGGGTTCTGGGAAACACAAGCTGTGTTCCCTGGTGACCCCAGCAatgcccctctgcccctcagtGAGGAAGGGGAGAGCCACCTGCTCACCGGAAGTCGCCTGACCGCCTCAGGACCTCAGCCCTCAGCCTCCCCTCCTTGCTCTCAggaagggatggggtgggggctctTTCCTAAGGGACCTGCATCTGGAGTCAGctggttggggttggggttggggtgagGGGGGCAGGGAGCTCCCAGAGTCAAAGCAAGCTGGTCACAGCCCTGGGCAGGACAGATAGGGCCCAAGGGTGGTCAGGGACTCCAGCCAAGGCATGGCGGGAACTGGCCCCTTCCCACCCAGCACAGCGCTACACCTGGCTCCTTGGAACTCAGGTGCACTCAGGTGAGCAGGCGGGGCAGAGGCTCCTcctggacccagctccagccagaggGCACCCCCTAtcccgcccctgccccttcctATCATCTCAGAATCAGGAAGTGTGCACTGGGTCCCCTGGAAGacaggggaggccctgggggtgggctgtggaaggcttcctgggggtagatgggggaccaggaagtctgtgggggaggggctggtccccagggccctgtggtgcaggaggggctgtgctgcggggtctctctctgccctgcaggGGCACTTGAGGGGGTTAGAGTGAGTGGAGGGTAAtgtgagggtgggtgggtggtggggtggcaggggtccctgccccttctgcccgacaatcttccacaatctcccagatgcagcccagtatctgcatttcaaataccctgctccagaCCTGGTCCGGATCCTGGGTTAGGacggcgccagctaggcttcctcctgtctgataccttcaggggaaaattcagataggagcttcttaatatctacatccataaagtcctttgtttctggaggagatgtgtgaagacagagacccatctccttaaacccctccccaccagcctcaaccggactggtgctcagccctctgcctctctgctgagtcgcccGCCTCCCttcccaggtgtaatctctccactcaaccatgtaacctcgctccttcccccagtctgagtgactgggtgctctctctcaggtcctgtctggagaggtgcccatccgttcttatggatgtccctgccctaataaactttgctactttacttttccactactctgtctcacgcctgaattcttttgtgcgcaaagacaagaaccctgccattcactgcTAACATTTTGGTACCAAGAAGGGACTTTAAGAAGAcatcgggggccagcgccatggctcactaggctaatcctccacctagcggcgccggcacaccgggttctagtccctgtcggggcgccggattctgtcccgcttgcccctcttccaggccagctctctgctgtggccagggagtgcagtggaggatggcccaagtacttgggccctgcaccccatgggagaccaggagaagcacccacctggctcctggcttcggatcagcgcggtgcgccagccgcagcctgctggccgtggcggccattggagggtgaaccaacggcaaaggaagacctttctctctgtctctctctctcactgtctactctgcctgtcaaaaaaaaaaaaaaaa harbors:
- the LOC138847063 gene encoding 2-acylglycerol O-acyltransferase 3-like, whose protein sequence is MDVSAAAVPPGPRKQWLEVVGVFHYVFAFLFLGPFAMVLLLFLLFTRLWPLSVLYLLWIYLDRHTPSQGGRLFVWTRSWTIWKHQRNYFPIKLVKTAELPPCQNYVLGSHPHGVMSTGAFCNFTTDCNDFSQLFPGLQPWLATLAGLFYLPVFRDYVMAGGLRPVSRHSLDFVLSQPQRGKAVVIVIGGAQESLYSSPGRNCLALKRHKGFVRLALRHGASLVPVYSFGENDIFKTMNFSKGSWQYLCQVTCKKFAGFSPCIFWGRGLFSPNSWGLLPLPVPITTVVGGPIPVPQCSSPSQEQVDHYHRLYMDALERLFEEHKEACGVPASTRLTFL